From the genome of Chionomys nivalis chromosome 19, mChiNiv1.1, whole genome shotgun sequence, one region includes:
- the Pgk2 gene encoding phosphoglycerate kinase 2: MALSSKLTLDKLDVKGKRVIMRVDFNVPMKNNQITNNQRIKAAIPSIKHCLDKGAKSVVLMSHLGRPDGVPMPDKYSLEPVAAELKSLLGKDVLFLKDCVGSEVEKACENPNNGSVILLENLRFHVEEEGKGQDSSGNKITADPAKVETFRTSLSKLGDVYVNDAFGTAHRAHSSMVGVNLPQKASGFLMKKELDYFAKVLEHPERPFLAILGGAKVTDKIQLIKNMLDKVNFMIIGGGMAYTFLKELKNMQIGASLFDEEGAKLVKEIMAKAEKNGVKITFPVDFVTADKFDEHAKVGHATLESGIPSGWMGLDCGPESIKNNAQIVAQAKLIVWNGPMGVFEWDAFAKGTKALMDDVVQATSKGCVTIIGGGDTATCCAKWDTENKVSHVSTGGGASLELLEGKVLPGVEALSNM; this comes from the coding sequence ATGGCTCTTTCTAGTAAGTTGACTTTGGACAAACTGGATGTGAAGGGGAAACGAGTCATCATGAGAGTAGACTTCAACGTTCCCATGAAGAACAACCAAATCACTAACAACCAGAGAATCAAGGCTGCCATCCCAAGCATCAAGCATTGTCTGGATAAAGGAGCCAAGTCTGTAGTTCTCATGAGCCACCTCGGCCGACCTGACGGTGTCCCAATGCCAGATAAGTATTCCTTAGAACCTGTTGCTGCTGAGCTCAAATCGCTGCTGGGCAAAGATGTTTTGTTCCTGAAGGACTGTGTGGGCTCTGAAGTAGAGAAAGCCTGTGAAAACCCAAATAACGGATCTGTCATCCTACTGGAGAACCTGCGCTTCCACgtggaggaagaaggcaagggTCAGGATTCTTCTGGAAACAAGATTACCGCTGACCCAGCAAAAGTAGAAACCTTCCGAACATCACTGTCCAAACTTGGCGATGTCTATGTCAATGACGCTTTCGGCACCGCACACCGGGCTCACAGTTCCATGGTGGGTGTCAATTTGCCCCAGAAGGCATCTGGGTTCCTCATGAAGAAAGAACTAGATTACTTTGCCAAGGTATTAGAACACCCAGAGAGACCCTTTCTGGCTATCCTTGGTGGAGCCAAAGTGACAGACAAGATCCAACTCATCAAAAACATGTTAGACAAAGTCAATTTCATGATTATTGGAGGGGGGATGGCTTACACCTTCCTGAAGGAACTCAAGAACATGCAGATTGGTGCTTCCTTGTTTGACGAAGAGGGAGCCAAGCTTGTCAAAGAGATCATGGCCAAAGCAGAAAAGAATGGTGTAAAGATAACCTTTCCTGTTGACTTTGTAACTGCGGACAAGTTTGACGAGCACGCAAAAGTTGGACACGCCACTCTAGAATCTGGCATCCCATCTGGCTGGATGGGTTTGGACTGTGGTCCTGAGAGCATTAAAAACAACGCTCAGATTGTGGCCCAGGCAAAGCTTATCGTTTGGAATGGACCCATGGGGGTGTTTGAATGGGATGCCTTTGCTAAGGGAACCAAAGCCCTCATGGATGACGTCGTACAGGCCACATCCAAGGGCTGTGTCACCATTATAGGGGGTGGAGATACTGCTACTTGCTGTGCCAAATGGGACACTGAAAACAAGGTCAGCCATGTGAGCACCGGAGGTGGGGCAAGTCTCGAGCTTCTGGAAGGTAAAGTCCTTCCTGGGGTCGAGGCCCTCAGCAACATGTAA